From the Bacteroidota bacterium genome, one window contains:
- a CDS encoding uridine kinase, giving the protein MENKIELSYYLISVCGGSASGKSLLLNKLRKEFSEEELCIISLDDYYKPKKEIFKDEKGIYNFDLPSAINYEQFYNDLLILSEGKEIEKLEYTFNNPNKEPKVKLLKPTSVILIEGLFVLHLEKIASFTDFKIFVEADEKIRFIRREKRDIYERGIPEETFIHQWNNHVIPAFNKYILPYKNNVDIVINNNVDFDEKYSFVINKIHEKISS; this is encoded by the coding sequence ATGGAGAATAAAATTGAACTATCATATTATTTGATAAGTGTTTGCGGAGGTAGTGCTTCAGGGAAATCTTTATTGTTGAACAAATTACGTAAAGAATTTTCGGAGGAGGAATTATGTATTATTTCTTTGGATGATTATTACAAACCTAAGAAAGAAATATTTAAGGATGAAAAAGGCATTTATAATTTCGACCTCCCTAGTGCTATTAATTATGAACAGTTTTACAATGATTTGCTAATTTTATCAGAGGGGAAAGAAATTGAAAAACTTGAATACACATTTAATAACCCGAACAAAGAACCAAAGGTAAAGCTACTAAAACCCACCTCAGTGATACTAATTGAAGGGCTGTTTGTATTACATCTTGAAAAAATTGCATCCTTTACAGATTTTAAAATATTTGTTGAAGCTGATGAAAAAATCAGATTTATAAGAAGAGAAAAAAGAGATATTTATGAAAGAGGAATACCTGAAGAAACTTTTATTCATCAATGGAACAATCATGTGATTCCTGCTTTTAATAAATATATTTTACCCTATAAAAATAATGTTGATATTGTTATTAATAATAATGTTGATTTTGACGAGAAATATAGTTTTGTGATAAATAAAATTCATGAAAAAATTTCTTCATAA
- a CDS encoding folylpolyglutamate synthase/dihydrofolate synthase family protein, with translation MKKFLHKISMDYKQTIDYLFEKLPMYQRVGDSAFKKDLTNIIAFCKHLKNPQLKFKSVHIAGTNGKGSVSHLLTSALMESGLKVGLYTSPHLLDFRERIKINGKDVTQDFVVRFVKENKKIIEKVQPSFFEITVAMAFDYFAKQNVDIAVIETGLGGRLDSTNILNPLVSVITNISLEHEKMLGNTIEKIAVEKAGIIKKEIPVVIGEKKLSTEKVFQKIAEERKSPIYFVSDEYQFDFKGIENIFSVFNIFRNEKIIFDKLKCDLLGSYQGENINTVLKVLDIISDELKSEFNSMNLRKAFRQSIKNTNIHGRWELMEENPTVIFDISHNAVAVKNMLMQVNNYKFNNLHIVFGMSNDKSFENIFKLLPIEANYYFAKPNVPRGLDANKLKEIASKFDLKGKVFKTVKHALSTAKNNAVENDMILVTGSAFVVADAMSF, from the coding sequence ATGAAAAAATTTCTTCATAAAATTTCTATGGACTACAAACAAACAATAGATTATTTATTCGAAAAACTACCTATGTATCAACGTGTAGGAGATTCGGCTTTTAAAAAAGACTTGACGAATATTATTGCCTTTTGTAAGCACTTAAAAAATCCTCAGCTAAAATTTAAATCAGTTCATATTGCAGGAACAAATGGTAAAGGTTCTGTAAGTCATTTGCTTACATCCGCTTTAATGGAGTCAGGATTAAAAGTTGGATTATACACTTCACCACATCTTCTTGATTTTAGGGAAAGAATAAAAATTAATGGCAAAGATGTTACTCAAGATTTTGTTGTTAGATTTGTAAAAGAAAATAAAAAAATTATTGAAAAAGTTCAGCCTTCATTTTTTGAAATAACCGTTGCTATGGCTTTCGATTATTTTGCTAAGCAAAATGTTGATATTGCTGTAATCGAAACAGGACTTGGAGGGCGTTTAGATTCAACCAATATTCTTAATCCGCTTGTATCCGTTATTACAAATATTTCTCTTGAGCATGAAAAAATGTTGGGAAACACTATCGAAAAAATAGCTGTTGAAAAAGCAGGGATAATCAAAAAAGAAATTCCTGTGGTAATTGGAGAAAAAAAATTGAGTACGGAAAAGGTTTTTCAAAAAATTGCAGAAGAAAGAAAATCACCAATTTATTTTGTTTCTGATGAATATCAATTTGATTTTAAGGGAATTGAAAATATATTTTCAGTTTTTAATATTTTTAGAAATGAAAAAATAATTTTTGATAAATTAAAATGCGACCTTCTTGGAAGTTATCAGGGAGAAAACATTAATACGGTTTTAAAAGTTCTTGATATTATTTCGGATGAATTAAAGAGTGAATTTAATTCTATGAATTTAAGAAAAGCTTTTAGACAAAGCATAAAAAACACAAACATACATGGAAGATGGGAGTTAATGGAAGAAAATCCTACTGTAATTTTTGATATTTCGCATAATGCTGTTGCTGTAAAAAATATGCTTATGCAAGTCAATAATTATAAATTCAATAATTTACATATTGTATTTGGAATGAGTAATGATAAAAGTTTTGAAAATATTTTTAAATTATTGCCAATTGAAGCAAATTATTATTTTGCAAAACCCAATGTGCCACGTGGATTAGATGCAAATAAGCTAAAAGAAATTGCAAGTAAATTTGATTTAAAAGGAAAAGTTTTTAAAACAGTAAAGCATGCATTAAGCACTGCAAAAAATAATGCAGTGGAAAATGATATGATTTTAGTTACAGGTAGTGCCTTTGTAGTTGCAGATGCAATGAGCTTTTAG